The Salvelinus sp. IW2-2015 linkage group LG31, ASM291031v2, whole genome shotgun sequence genome window below encodes:
- the cks1b gene encoding cyclin-dependent kinases regulatory subunit 1 isoform X1 → MSQKQIYYSDKYDDEKFEYRHVMLPKDIAKRVPKTHLMSETEWRNLGVQQSQGWIHYMIHQPGTLSNSPTSCFSVVLCPQPDLRQSAWENTHREEDKRVAGNG, encoded by the exons ATGTCTCAGAAGCAGATATATTACTCTGACAAATATGACGATGAGAAATTCGAGTATAG GCATGTGATGCTGCCCAAGGACATTGCCAAGCGTGTGCCCAAGACCCATCTGATGTCAGAGACTGAGTGGAGGAACCTGGGCGTCCAGCAGAGTCAAGGCTGGATACACTACATGATCCATCAACCAGGTACACTGTCGAAT AGCCCCACATCTTGCTTTTCCGTCGTCCTCTGCCCGCAGCCTGATCTCAGACAGAGTGCGTGGGAGAACACTCATCGGGAAGAAGATAAGAGAGTGGCTGGAAATGGATGA
- the cks1b gene encoding cyclin-dependent kinases regulatory subunit 1 isoform X2, with translation MSQKQIYYSDKYDDEKFEYRHVMLPKDIAKRVPKTHLMSETEWRNLGVQQSQGWIHYMIHQPEPHILLFRRPLPAA, from the exons ATGTCTCAGAAGCAGATATATTACTCTGACAAATATGACGATGAGAAATTCGAGTATAG GCATGTGATGCTGCCCAAGGACATTGCCAAGCGTGTGCCCAAGACCCATCTGATGTCAGAGACTGAGTGGAGGAACCTGGGCGTCCAGCAGAGTCAAGGCTGGATACACTACATGATCCATCAACCAG AGCCCCACATCTTGCTTTTCCGTCGTCCTCTGCCCGCAGCCTGA